From one Rubrobacter xylanophilus genomic stretch:
- a CDS encoding enoyl-CoA hydratase/isomerase family protein translates to MAVSYDREGVVGYITLDRPPANSYDYEFMRELGEAVRAAEEDAGAGAVVLRSANERFFSAGADVKAFAASTTEENMRMIREAHRNLARIAEVPKVFIAQISGTALGGGLEIALACDLRFGAEGEYYLGLPEVTLGLLPGNGGTQRLPRLIGRSRALDLMVTGRRLSPAEAHELGILDRLFPAGELEERTRQYAEGLARGASEAIGKIKRAVHEGIERSLEEGLALERELIEGLFESPDAQEGIRAFTEKRRPEFGRRG, encoded by the coding sequence ATGGCGGTCAGCTACGACCGGGAGGGGGTCGTCGGGTACATCACCCTGGACAGGCCCCCGGCCAACAGCTACGACTACGAGTTCATGCGCGAACTGGGGGAGGCCGTCCGGGCGGCCGAGGAGGACGCGGGGGCCGGGGCGGTCGTCCTGCGCAGCGCCAACGAGCGCTTCTTCTCGGCCGGGGCCGACGTGAAGGCCTTCGCGGCCTCGACCACCGAGGAGAACATGCGCATGATCCGGGAGGCCCACCGGAACCTGGCCCGGATAGCGGAGGTGCCCAAGGTGTTCATCGCCCAGATCTCCGGCACCGCCCTGGGCGGGGGGCTGGAGATCGCGCTCGCCTGCGACCTGCGCTTCGGGGCCGAGGGCGAGTACTACCTGGGGCTGCCGGAGGTCACGCTCGGGCTGCTGCCCGGCAACGGCGGGACCCAGCGCCTGCCGCGCCTCATCGGCCGGAGCCGGGCCCTGGATCTCATGGTCACCGGGCGCAGGCTCTCGCCCGCCGAGGCCCACGAGCTCGGCATCCTGGACCGCCTCTTCCCGGCCGGGGAGCTCGAGGAGCGCACCCGCCAGTACGCCGAGGGGTTGGCGCGCGGGGCCTCCGAGGCCATCGGCAAGATAAAGCGCGCGGTGCACGAGGGGATCGAGCGGTCTCTGGAGGAGGGGCTCGCGCTGGAGCGGGAGCTCATCGAGGGGCTCTTCGAGAGCCCGGATGCGCAGGAAGGCATAAGGGCGTTCACCGAGAAGCGCAGGCCCGAGTTCGGGAGGCGGGGCTAG
- a CDS encoding aldehyde dehydrogenase family protein — translation MAQLLVGGERVSAKSGGEMPVVNPATEEVIDTVPKGTAEDAEAAVAAAKGALAEWSGKDPDERAAIMRAGIAAVKERGREIAELLVREQGKPLSEAMGELHHFIHGMDFYADLASKIRGAYAPLPSSLGRSYGMVIKRPVGVCAAIVPFNFPLTLMGTKVGPALAGGNTVVVKPAETTPLATLRVAELFAEAGLPAGVFNVVTGEGPEVGEALVAHPDVRRVAFTGSTEVGRRIMELAGPRFKRVSVELGGSDPVIVCPDADVDAAVKGVNIGRFFNAGQACLAAKRVYVFEEVYDEFMEGLIRRVSRYELGDGLTKAEKPKIRMGPMNSARYRDQVSSQLEEAVSRGAEVVYQGEWSGEKGYFFPPTVIEGAPHDSRVVREETFGPLLPVFRVGDLDEALRLANDSRYGLGSSIWTRNIRWIHRAAQEIEAGMTWVNQLHYGYDELPFGGVKDSGVGREHGPEALEYYLESKSVVIGGLD, via the coding sequence ATGGCTCAGCTTCTCGTAGGTGGCGAGCGGGTCTCGGCAAAGAGCGGCGGGGAGATGCCGGTCGTCAACCCCGCCACCGAGGAGGTCATAGACACCGTTCCCAAGGGTACCGCCGAGGACGCGGAGGCGGCGGTCGCCGCTGCGAAGGGCGCGCTCGCGGAGTGGTCCGGTAAAGATCCCGACGAGCGGGCCGCTATCATGCGGGCCGGCATCGCGGCCGTGAAGGAGCGGGGGCGTGAGATCGCCGAGTTGCTCGTGCGGGAGCAGGGCAAGCCCCTCTCCGAGGCCATGGGCGAGCTGCACCACTTCATTCACGGCATGGACTTCTACGCCGATCTGGCGAGCAAGATCCGGGGCGCCTACGCTCCGTTGCCCTCCAGCCTGGGCAGGAGCTACGGGATGGTCATAAAGCGCCCGGTGGGGGTGTGCGCGGCGATCGTGCCGTTCAACTTCCCGCTCACCCTCATGGGGACCAAGGTCGGGCCGGCGCTCGCGGGGGGGAACACCGTGGTCGTCAAGCCGGCGGAGACCACCCCGCTGGCCACCCTCAGGGTCGCTGAGCTCTTCGCCGAGGCCGGGCTCCCGGCCGGGGTGTTCAACGTGGTGACGGGCGAGGGGCCCGAGGTCGGCGAGGCGCTCGTGGCGCACCCGGACGTGCGCCGGGTGGCCTTTACCGGCTCGACCGAGGTGGGGCGCAGGATCATGGAGCTCGCCGGCCCGCGGTTCAAGCGGGTGAGCGTGGAGCTCGGGGGATCGGACCCGGTCATCGTCTGCCCCGACGCCGACGTGGACGCCGCCGTCAAGGGGGTGAACATCGGGCGGTTCTTCAACGCGGGGCAGGCGTGCCTCGCGGCCAAGCGGGTCTACGTCTTCGAGGAGGTCTACGACGAGTTCATGGAGGGCTTGATCAGGCGGGTCTCCCGCTACGAGCTCGGTGATGGGCTCACGAAGGCCGAGAAGCCCAAGATAAGGATGGGCCCGATGAACAGCGCCCGCTACCGGGATCAGGTCTCCTCCCAGCTGGAGGAGGCGGTGAGCCGGGGAGCTGAGGTCGTCTACCAGGGCGAGTGGAGCGGCGAGAAGGGGTACTTCTTCCCGCCGACGGTCATCGAGGGGGCTCCGCACGACAGCCGGGTGGTGCGCGAGGAGACCTTCGGGCCGCTGCTTCCGGTCTTCCGGGTCGGGGATCTCGACGAGGCCCTGCGGCTCGCCAACGACTCCCGCTACGGGCTCGGCTCCTCCATCTGGACCCGGAACATCCGCTGGATCCATCGTGCCGCCCAGGAGATAGAGGCCGGGATGACGTGGGTCAACCAGCTGCACTACGGCTACGACGAGCTGCCCTTCGGCGGCGTGAAGGATTCCGGCGTAGGCCGCGAGCACGGGCCGGAGGCCCTGGAGTATTATCTCGAGAGCAAGTCGGTTGTCATAGGAGGACTGGACTAG
- a CDS encoding ATP-binding cassette domain-containing protein, with amino-acid sequence MKDAVGAAIRASGLVRRFGESAAVDGVDLEVGYGEIYGFLGPNGAGKTTTVRMLVTLLAPTEGGAWVAGHDVVREPSAVRLRIGVALQEAALDAKQTGLEILRLQGRLYGLGREEIDGRISQLRGLIDIGDALERRVGSYSGGMRRRLDLAAALIHNPEVLFLDEPTTGLDPVSRARVWEEVRRLNRELGVTIFLTTQYLEEADRLADRVGIIDRGRIVAEGTPEELKRSVGQDLIVARVRGSLDGAVERLRGLQAVERVETHGEEITIATPDGPRAVGRVAVELARSGAAVERLTLRTPTLDDVFLEVTGNRMSPGEEV; translated from the coding sequence TTGAAAGACGCAGTGGGAGCGGCGATCCGGGCTTCCGGGCTCGTGCGGCGCTTCGGAGAGAGCGCGGCGGTGGACGGGGTGGATCTCGAGGTGGGATACGGGGAGATCTACGGCTTCCTCGGTCCCAACGGGGCCGGGAAGACCACCACCGTGCGGATGCTTGTCACCCTGCTCGCCCCGACGGAGGGCGGGGCGTGGGTGGCCGGGCACGACGTGGTGCGCGAGCCGAGCGCCGTGCGGCTGCGCATCGGGGTCGCGCTGCAGGAGGCCGCGCTCGACGCGAAGCAGACCGGGCTCGAGATCCTGCGGCTCCAGGGGAGGCTCTACGGGCTCGGCCGGGAGGAGATAGACGGGCGGATCTCGCAGCTGCGCGGCCTCATAGACATCGGTGACGCCCTAGAGCGCCGGGTGGGGAGCTACTCCGGGGGGATGCGCCGGAGACTGGATCTGGCCGCGGCGCTCATCCACAACCCCGAGGTGCTCTTCCTCGACGAGCCCACCACTGGCCTCGACCCCGTCAGCCGGGCCCGGGTGTGGGAGGAGGTGCGCCGGCTCAACCGCGAGCTCGGGGTGACCATCTTCCTCACCACCCAGTACCTGGAGGAAGCCGACCGGCTCGCCGACAGGGTCGGGATCATCGACCGGGGACGCATCGTCGCCGAGGGCACCCCGGAGGAGCTCAAGCGCTCCGTGGGGCAGGACCTCATCGTGGCCCGGGTACGGGGCAGCCTCGACGGGGCCGTCGAGCGCCTCAGGGGTCTCCAAGCCGTAGAACGGGTCGAGACGCACGGGGAGGAGATCACCATCGCCACCCCCGACGGTCCGCGGGCGGTCGGCAGGGTCGCCGTCGAGCTCGCCCGCTCCGGGGCGGCCGTCGAGCGGCTCACCCTGCGCACCCCGACCCTCGACGACGTGTTCCTGGAGGTGACCGGCAACCGGATGTCCCCAGGAGAGGAGGTATAG
- a CDS encoding gamma carbonic anhydrase family protein, producing MAYLYPFEGKEPQVAPGAFVAPTAVLIGDVVIEEEASIWFGAVLRADFNRIVIGRGSAVQDNCVIHTAEDRPTLVGSGVTVGHMAMLEGCTVEDGALVGMGAVVLQRARVGARAMLAAGTVVREGQEIPAGVLAAGVPARVKKELGGSSGDWVEGAAREYRALRLRYIRELGALAGEPGKGGM from the coding sequence ATGGCATACCTCTACCCGTTCGAAGGGAAAGAGCCGCAGGTGGCCCCCGGGGCCTTCGTCGCCCCGACGGCGGTGCTCATCGGGGACGTGGTCATCGAGGAGGAGGCCAGCATCTGGTTCGGTGCGGTGCTGCGCGCGGACTTCAACCGCATCGTCATCGGGCGCGGGAGCGCGGTGCAGGACAACTGCGTGATCCACACCGCGGAGGACCGGCCGACGCTGGTGGGTTCCGGGGTCACCGTGGGGCACATGGCGATGCTGGAGGGCTGCACCGTCGAGGATGGGGCGCTGGTTGGGATGGGCGCGGTGGTTCTGCAGCGGGCCCGGGTCGGCGCCCGGGCGATGCTCGCGGCGGGCACCGTGGTGCGCGAGGGGCAGGAGATCCCCGCCGGGGTACTCGCCGCCGGGGTGCCCGCCCGGGTGAAGAAGGAGCTCGGCGGTAGCTCCGGGGACTGGGTAGAGGGTGCGGCCCGGGAGTACCGGGCGCTGCGCCTCAGGTACATCAGAGAGCTCGGGGCCCTCGCGGGCGAACCCGGGAAGGGAGGGATGTGA
- a CDS encoding adenine deaminase C-terminal domain-containing protein, translated as MRVGSEEHRRLLAVARGEEPPDLLVRGGTVANVYSGELLRADVAVSGGAIAYVGQSPPAPGPDTHVVEAGDAIVAPGYIEAHTHPWVLYDPVSLAGVAATLGTTTVVADTLFFHLQMGPERLAWMLDDLRGLPVNYLWVARLISQSEFPGERRLFSPEAAADLLAREDVIGTAEITRWPALAAGDGHLLEGIARARQANKVSDGHTGGASEARLPALVAAGITADHEAISAGEALSRLRLGLWTMLRHSSLRPDLPELLRAVTEEGVSTRRLILTTDGSSPEHIAEHGLVDGLLRTAVEGGVDPIQALRMVTLNPATWMRRDHELGGLAPGRRADILLLPDLSSFRPETVICGGRIVAEGGDLLVPLPSPDWEGYGARPRFDPSLPLEDPRLYPPRSTDPRGKIPVVELVSAVITRLREESLPEAEGLVRLRGAPGELLYAALVDREGRGVSRALLSNFAGERLEGLASTYNTTTQLLVVGRDPRAMGRAAARVRQMGGGIAIVADGRVVFELPLPVCGMMSPGSFAEVVSHNRRLSGELRSRGYPFHDILYTLLFLTCDFLPAVRLTPRGLLEVKSGRVLAPAGPPL; from the coding sequence GTGAGGGTGGGCTCCGAAGAGCACCGGCGCCTGCTGGCGGTCGCCCGGGGAGAGGAACCCCCGGACCTCCTCGTGCGGGGCGGGACGGTGGCGAACGTGTACTCGGGCGAGCTGCTGCGGGCGGACGTGGCGGTCAGTGGAGGTGCCATAGCCTACGTCGGTCAGAGTCCTCCCGCGCCCGGGCCGGACACCCACGTCGTGGAGGCCGGTGACGCCATCGTCGCCCCCGGCTACATCGAGGCCCACACCCACCCCTGGGTGCTCTACGATCCGGTGAGCCTCGCCGGGGTGGCGGCCACGCTCGGGACCACCACCGTGGTGGCCGACACCCTCTTCTTCCACCTGCAGATGGGACCCGAGCGCCTCGCCTGGATGCTCGACGACCTGCGGGGGCTTCCCGTCAACTACCTGTGGGTGGCCCGACTCATCTCGCAGTCCGAGTTTCCTGGGGAGCGGCGGCTCTTCTCGCCCGAGGCGGCGGCCGACCTGCTCGCCAGGGAGGACGTGATCGGGACGGCCGAGATCACGCGCTGGCCCGCCCTGGCCGCCGGGGACGGGCACCTGCTGGAGGGGATCGCCCGGGCCCGGCAGGCGAACAAGGTCTCCGACGGGCACACCGGCGGGGCCTCCGAGGCGCGCCTGCCGGCGCTGGTCGCCGCCGGGATCACGGCCGACCACGAGGCCATCTCCGCCGGCGAGGCGCTCTCGCGCCTCCGCCTGGGGCTCTGGACCATGCTCCGCCACAGCTCGCTCAGGCCCGACCTGCCGGAGCTGCTTCGGGCGGTCACCGAGGAGGGGGTGAGCACCCGGCGCCTGATCCTGACGACCGACGGCTCGAGCCCGGAGCACATCGCCGAGCACGGTCTCGTCGACGGCCTGCTCCGGACCGCCGTGGAGGGCGGGGTCGACCCGATACAGGCCCTCCGGATGGTCACCCTCAACCCGGCGACCTGGATGCGCCGGGATCACGAACTGGGCGGCCTCGCCCCCGGCCGCCGGGCGGACATCCTCCTTCTACCGGATCTCTCCTCCTTTCGGCCGGAGACCGTGATCTGCGGCGGCCGGATCGTGGCCGAGGGGGGAGACCTCCTGGTGCCGCTGCCCTCCCCCGACTGGGAGGGCTACGGCGCCCGCCCGCGGTTCGATCCCTCCCTCCCGCTGGAGGACCCGCGCCTCTATCCGCCGCGGTCCACCGACCCCCGCGGGAAGATACCGGTCGTGGAGCTGGTCTCTGCGGTCATAACCCGCCTCCGGGAGGAGAGCCTCCCGGAGGCGGAGGGGCTCGTACGGCTGCGCGGGGCGCCCGGAGAGTTGCTCTACGCGGCGCTGGTGGACCGGGAGGGGAGAGGCGTGAGCCGGGCGTTGCTCTCAAATTTCGCCGGGGAGCGCCTCGAGGGCCTCGCCAGCACCTACAACACCACCACCCAGCTGCTCGTCGTCGGGCGTGACCCCCGGGCGATGGGCCGGGCTGCCGCCCGCGTGCGACAGATGGGCGGCGGGATAGCCATCGTCGCGGACGGCCGGGTGGTCTTCGAGCTGCCCCTGCCCGTCTGCGGGATGATGTCCCCGGGGAGCTTCGCGGAGGTGGTCTCACACAACCGGCGCCTCTCCGGCGAGCTCAGGTCCCGCGGCTATCCCTTCCACGACATCCTCTACACCCTGCTCTTCCTGACCTGCGACTTTCTGCCCGCGGTTCGGCTGACCCCGCGCGGGCTTCTGGAGGTGAAGTCCGGGCGGGTGCTCGCCCCTGCTGGTCCCCCGCTCTAA
- a CDS encoding MarR family winged helix-turn-helix transcriptional regulator codes for MSRFGGIGALMRVHSSAVVRYLFTLAKRMGLEVSELAALEHLQSAGPMTMGELGARLSMSPGAVTALVDRLEQRGYVERAPNPADRRSSLVRVTGKGVDEPFRRLRPYILDIQALEERMSPSEREAVARFLAEAAEIAHRHSTPHS; via the coding sequence ATGTCAAGATTCGGGGGGATAGGGGCTCTGATGCGGGTCCACTCTTCGGCGGTGGTCCGGTACCTTTTTACGCTGGCCAAGCGGATGGGGCTGGAGGTTTCGGAGCTTGCGGCGCTGGAGCACCTGCAGTCTGCGGGGCCGATGACGATGGGGGAGCTTGGGGCGCGGCTCTCGATGAGCCCGGGGGCGGTGACGGCTCTGGTGGATCGTCTGGAGCAGAGGGGGTACGTGGAGCGCGCGCCGAACCCCGCCGACCGCCGCAGCTCTCTTGTCCGCGTCACCGGGAAGGGGGTCGACGAGCCCTTTCGCCGCCTGCGGCCCTACATACTGGATATACAGGCCCTCGAGGAAAGGATGTCCCCTTCCGAGCGCGAGGCCGTCGCCCGCTTCCTCGCCGAGGCCGCCGAGATCGCCCACCGCCACAGCACCCCACACTCCTGA
- a CDS encoding acyl-CoA dehydrogenase family protein gives MSARAGGGIAARAVDPHDFLGLDAFLSEEELAVRDRVRSFVRERVRPHIKEWYERAHFPRELVPEMGELGLLGMHLEGYGCAGRSAVEYGLACMELEAGDSGIRTFVSVQGSLAMSAIHRYGSEEQKREWLPRMARGEAVGCFGLTEPGAGSDPASMKTFARREGADWVISGSKRWIGMASIADVAVIWARTDEEGNPVRGFLVPTGTPGFAARNIEPKLSMRASVQCDVELRDVRVSGDSVLPGAVGLRAPFGCLNEARYGIIWGSMGAARDCYECALEYALRREQFGRPIASFQLTQKKLADMVVEIQKGLLLALHLGRMKDAGTLKHQQISLGKLNNVREAIKVAREARTILGGNGVTLDYPPLRHANNLESVRTYEGTDEVHTLVVGAALTGIEAFR, from the coding sequence ATGTCCGCAAGGGCCGGCGGCGGGATCGCGGCGCGCGCCGTAGACCCGCACGACTTTCTGGGGCTCGATGCCTTCCTGTCCGAAGAGGAGCTTGCGGTCCGCGATCGGGTCCGCTCCTTCGTGCGGGAGAGGGTTCGGCCGCACATAAAGGAGTGGTACGAGAGGGCGCATTTCCCGAGGGAGCTCGTCCCGGAGATGGGGGAGCTCGGGCTTCTGGGGATGCACCTCGAGGGATACGGCTGCGCCGGGAGGAGCGCGGTGGAGTACGGGCTCGCGTGCATGGAGCTCGAGGCGGGGGATTCCGGGATAAGGACGTTCGTGAGCGTGCAGGGCTCGCTGGCGATGAGCGCCATCCACAGGTACGGCTCCGAGGAGCAGAAGCGGGAGTGGCTGCCGAGGATGGCCCGCGGCGAGGCGGTAGGCTGTTTCGGCCTCACCGAGCCCGGGGCCGGGAGCGACCCGGCGAGCATGAAGACCTTCGCCCGCAGGGAGGGGGCGGACTGGGTCATAAGCGGCTCGAAGCGTTGGATCGGGATGGCCTCCATCGCGGACGTGGCGGTGATCTGGGCGCGCACCGACGAGGAGGGCAACCCGGTGAGGGGCTTCCTGGTCCCCACCGGAACACCGGGCTTCGCAGCCAGGAATATAGAGCCCAAGCTCAGCATGCGCGCGAGCGTGCAGTGCGACGTCGAGCTGCGGGACGTGAGGGTTTCGGGGGATTCCGTGTTACCCGGCGCGGTGGGACTTCGGGCTCCGTTCGGCTGTCTCAACGAGGCGCGCTACGGTATCATCTGGGGTTCGATGGGGGCGGCGAGGGACTGCTACGAGTGCGCGCTCGAGTACGCGCTGCGGCGGGAGCAGTTCGGGAGGCCCATCGCCTCCTTCCAGCTCACCCAGAAAAAGCTCGCGGACATGGTCGTGGAGATCCAGAAGGGGCTGCTTCTGGCGCTGCACCTCGGGAGGATGAAGGACGCGGGCACCCTGAAGCACCAGCAGATCTCGCTCGGCAAGCTCAACAACGTGCGGGAGGCGATCAAGGTCGCCCGGGAGGCGCGCACGATCCTGGGCGGCAACGGGGTGACGCTGGACTACCCGCCCTTGAGACACGCGAACAACCTGGAGAGCGTGCGCACCTACGAGGGGACCGACGAAGTGCACACCCTCGTGGTGGGAGCCGCGCTGACCGGGATCGAGGCGTTCCGTTGA
- a CDS encoding ABC transporter permease produces the protein MQRAAAEKSGVRARPAGFWRDLTSVAGRALRAVPREPEVLIPSLIVPLFFFAVNVGALSDISSFAGIEDYEAFQLPVAIVFAVTGVSRASALVTDIQSGYFDRLLVSPVNRYSLLLGLMVADFALVIALSIPVLALGFLLGVGFATGPLGVLAFLLLAGLWGLAFTGFPYAIALRTGNPAAVNSSFILFFPFAFLTTTFLPQEALTGWLATVADYNPVTYLLAGLRSLISEGWAPSDLLSALIAVATVGLVSFGLAFSALRARVRRS, from the coding sequence GTGCAGCGGGCAGCAGCTGAGAAGTCCGGCGTCCGGGCCCGTCCGGCGGGGTTCTGGAGAGATCTCACGAGCGTCGCGGGACGCGCGCTGCGGGCGGTCCCGCGGGAGCCCGAAGTCCTCATCCCCTCGCTCATCGTGCCGCTCTTCTTCTTCGCGGTCAACGTGGGCGCGCTCTCGGACATCTCCTCGTTCGCCGGGATAGAGGACTACGAGGCCTTCCAGCTCCCCGTGGCCATCGTCTTCGCCGTGACCGGCGTATCCCGGGCCTCCGCGCTCGTCACCGACATCCAGAGCGGCTACTTCGACCGGCTGCTCGTCTCTCCGGTCAACCGCTACAGTTTGCTGCTCGGGCTGATGGTCGCAGACTTTGCGCTGGTCATAGCGCTCTCCATCCCCGTGCTCGCCCTGGGGTTCCTGCTCGGGGTCGGGTTCGCGACCGGCCCCTTAGGGGTGCTGGCCTTCCTGCTGCTCGCGGGGCTGTGGGGGCTCGCCTTCACCGGCTTCCCCTACGCGATAGCCCTGCGCACCGGCAACCCGGCGGCGGTCAACTCCTCGTTCATCCTCTTCTTCCCGTTCGCCTTCCTGACGACGACCTTCCTGCCGCAGGAGGCCCTCACCGGCTGGCTCGCCACCGTCGCCGACTACAACCCGGTGACCTACCTGCTGGCCGGGCTGCGGTCGCTGATCAGTGAGGGCTGGGCGCCCTCGGACCTGCTCTCCGCCCTCATCGCCGTCGCTACGGTAGGCCTCGTCTCCTTCGGGCTGGCCTTCAGCGCCCTGCGCGCCCGGGTGCGGCGCAGTTAG
- a CDS encoding TetR family transcriptional regulator C-terminal domain-containing protein: MERGKGFAPAALEVEALPPKQERLVRSAYKVMGEKGMNNLSLQDVADEAGVSKAILPYYFASKENLMVTTMRWVLARVARRIREAMSRAEGAEEKVSAMVDAIFIDPVSNRSFYLVFFDFLGHAARTDRFGDVGATFQEIVTGLYEEVVRLGKEEGVFRVGETREAATVVRALIDGLFIQWVLERDWEKTHARYRSLCERAVLSYLTSGDGREGKWSSREDCA, encoded by the coding sequence ATGGAGCGGGGCAAGGGCTTCGCTCCGGCCGCGCTCGAGGTCGAGGCGCTGCCGCCCAAGCAGGAGCGCCTCGTGCGCAGCGCCTACAAGGTCATGGGCGAGAAAGGGATGAACAACCTCTCCCTGCAGGACGTCGCCGACGAGGCCGGGGTCAGCAAGGCCATCCTACCCTACTACTTCGCCTCCAAGGAGAACCTGATGGTCACGACCATGCGCTGGGTGCTCGCCCGGGTGGCCCGGCGCATCCGGGAGGCCATGTCCCGGGCGGAGGGGGCCGAGGAGAAGGTCTCGGCGATGGTGGATGCGATCTTCATAGACCCCGTCTCCAACCGCAGCTTCTACCTGGTCTTCTTCGACTTCCTGGGGCACGCCGCCCGCACGGACCGCTTCGGGGACGTGGGGGCGACCTTCCAGGAGATCGTGACCGGCCTGTACGAGGAGGTGGTCCGGCTCGGCAAAGAGGAGGGGGTCTTCCGGGTGGGCGAGACCCGGGAGGCCGCGACCGTGGTCCGGGCCCTCATCGACGGGCTGTTCATCCAGTGGGTACTGGAGCGGGACTGGGAGAAGACCCACGCCCGCTACCGGAGCCTCTGCGAACGGGCGGTGCTCTCCTACCTGACCTCCGGCGACGGACGGGAGGGGAAGTGGTCCTCCCGGGAGGACTGCGCCTGA
- a CDS encoding MBL fold metallo-hydrolase, which produces MAPSRLGGQPVGEIAAVAEGVYQLKLPVPFPLRFVSSYLFAGSGGWTVVDPGFDYPAAREVWEAAASGVGLDLGRGVERIVVTHLHPDHIGLARWLQERSGAPVLMLAREAEVARRVWDPERDLGEFVRFLVRNGMDEETARPTAGTTDLGIRVPEEIVPLNPGEKLRLGEVVARIIHTPGHSDYHFVLHDEERGMLVAGDQLLLKITPNIGLWPYTAPRPLRRYLSSIRELSGLSADLVLPGHGPLFHDLPGRVDELVSHHAQRLEVMHAAFGGCPATPYEIARRVFPAEELSPHQLRFALAETLAHLEHLADEGRAELLEEEPAIYAPLRP; this is translated from the coding sequence GTGGCTCCCTCGCGGCTCGGCGGCCAGCCGGTGGGGGAGATCGCGGCGGTCGCCGAGGGCGTCTACCAGCTGAAGCTCCCGGTGCCCTTCCCGCTGCGCTTCGTCTCCTCCTACCTTTTCGCCGGTTCCGGGGGCTGGACGGTGGTCGACCCGGGCTTCGACTACCCGGCCGCCCGGGAGGTCTGGGAGGCGGCGGCCTCCGGGGTCGGCCTGGATCTGGGGCGCGGGGTGGAGAGGATCGTGGTCACCCACCTGCACCCGGACCACATAGGGCTCGCCCGCTGGCTGCAGGAGCGCTCCGGGGCCCCGGTCCTCATGCTCGCCCGGGAGGCCGAGGTGGCCCGGAGGGTGTGGGATCCGGAGCGGGATCTCGGGGAGTTCGTCCGCTTTCTGGTGCGCAACGGGATGGACGAGGAGACCGCCCGGCCCACCGCCGGGACGACGGACCTGGGGATCCGGGTGCCTGAGGAGATCGTGCCGCTTAACCCCGGCGAGAAGCTCCGCCTGGGGGAGGTGGTGGCCCGGATCATCCACACCCCTGGCCACTCGGACTACCACTTCGTCCTGCACGACGAGGAGCGCGGGATGCTCGTCGCCGGGGACCAGCTCCTGCTGAAGATAACGCCGAACATCGGGCTCTGGCCGTACACCGCGCCCCGCCCCCTGCGGCGCTACCTGTCCTCGATCCGGGAGCTGAGCGGGCTTTCGGCCGATCTGGTGCTGCCGGGGCACGGCCCGCTCTTCCACGACCTTCCGGGCCGGGTGGATGAGCTGGTCTCCCACCACGCGCAGCGGCTCGAGGTGATGCACGCGGCCTTCGGAGGATGCCCGGCGACCCCGTACGAGATCGCCCGGAGGGTCTTCCCCGCTGAGGAGCTCTCGCCGCACCAGCTCCGCTTCGCCCTCGCCGAGACCCTCGCCCACCTGGAGCACCTGGCGGACGAGGGCCGGGCGGAGCTTCTGGAGGAGGAGCCTGCGATCTACGCCCCGCTCCGGCCGTGA
- a CDS encoding 1,2-phenylacetyl-CoA epoxidase subunit PaaC, with translation MNERFEGTEEVAPARSSLGEFSVGDDEALAALVNIIAVLADNEYFLGRRVSEWADAAPLLETSVACAAIAQDKLGHSRALYPLLEELPWPNPPAGLRDETDRRRRYCVSFLDEPFPSWSHVVAALALVSPGVDVVLGAVSGSRYEALARRARRILEEERLTATYAEGLVRQLCGVGRGRERLQERVDELLPEMLLWFGPEGEGGIEALRREGLVSMGNEQMRQEYLSRVVPPLEEAGVRLPVRWEEGEKRWEYGELPWERWNRLQRRLEEKGERTVW, from the coding sequence ATGAACGAGAGGTTCGAAGGGACCGAGGAGGTCGCCCCGGCCCGCAGCTCGCTGGGGGAGTTCTCGGTCGGGGACGACGAGGCGCTCGCGGCCCTCGTCAACATCATCGCCGTGCTGGCGGACAACGAGTACTTTCTGGGGCGCAGGGTCTCCGAGTGGGCCGACGCCGCCCCGCTGCTGGAGACCTCGGTGGCCTGCGCGGCCATAGCTCAGGACAAGCTCGGCCACTCGCGGGCCCTCTACCCGCTGCTCGAGGAGCTGCCCTGGCCAAACCCGCCGGCCGGTCTGAGGGACGAGACCGACCGGCGGCGGCGCTACTGCGTGAGCTTCCTGGACGAGCCCTTCCCCAGCTGGTCGCACGTGGTGGCGGCGCTCGCGCTCGTGAGCCCGGGGGTGGACGTGGTGCTCGGGGCGGTCTCCGGCTCACGCTACGAGGCGCTCGCCCGGCGGGCGCGCCGGATCCTGGAGGAGGAGCGGCTCACCGCCACCTACGCCGAGGGGCTCGTGCGCCAGCTGTGCGGGGTCGGGCGCGGCCGGGAGCGCCTGCAGGAGCGGGTGGACGAGCTGTTGCCCGAGATGCTCTTGTGGTTCGGCCCGGAGGGCGAGGGCGGCATCGAGGCCCTCAGGAGGGAAGGGCTCGTCTCCATGGGCAACGAGCAGATGCGGCAGGAGTACCTGAGCCGCGTAGTGCCGCCGCTCGAGGAGGCGGGGGTACGGTTGCCCGTCAGATGGGAGGAGGGCGAGAAGCGATGGGAGTATGGAGAGCTGCCGTGGGAGAGATGGAACCGGCTGCAGCGCCGGCTGGAGGAGAAGGGGGAGAGGACCGTGTGGTGA